A window of Chitinophaga sp. MM2321 contains these coding sequences:
- a CDS encoding PfkB family carbohydrate kinase, which translates to MSLTVVGTMAFDEIETPFGKSGKIIGGSATYIAWAASNFVKPINQVSVVGEDFPQSELDALSAKGVALDGVQIKKGEKSFYWSGKYHMDMNTRDSLATDLNVLADFQPVIPESYQGSEFLILGNLTPQVQISVLDQLKVKPKLIVMDTMNFWMEVALDDLLKVLKRVDVLMVNDGEARQLSGEYSLVKAARKILTMGPRYLIIKKGEHGALLFYENHVFFAPAMPLDDVYDPTGAGDTFAGGFIGHLAKTKDISFENMKTAIIVGSAMASFCVEKFGTSRLREITHEDISARLEQFVQLVNFDIDLV; encoded by the coding sequence ATGTCACTCACTGTCGTTGGTACTATGGCATTCGATGAAATCGAAACGCCTTTCGGAAAATCAGGAAAGATCATTGGTGGTTCAGCCACTTATATAGCTTGGGCTGCGTCCAACTTTGTAAAGCCTATTAACCAGGTATCCGTGGTGGGTGAAGACTTTCCGCAGTCGGAACTGGATGCGTTGTCTGCCAAAGGCGTGGCATTGGATGGTGTACAGATCAAGAAAGGGGAGAAATCCTTTTACTGGTCAGGTAAGTATCATATGGATATGAACACCCGTGATTCACTGGCTACAGACCTCAATGTACTGGCCGATTTTCAGCCGGTAATTCCTGAAAGCTACCAGGGTAGCGAGTTTCTGATCCTGGGCAACCTGACGCCACAGGTGCAGATAAGTGTACTGGATCAACTGAAGGTAAAGCCTAAACTGATCGTGATGGACACCATGAACTTCTGGATGGAAGTAGCATTGGATGACCTGTTGAAAGTGTTGAAGAGAGTAGATGTACTGATGGTAAATGATGGAGAAGCGCGTCAGTTGAGCGGTGAGTATTCACTGGTAAAAGCTGCCCGCAAGATCCTGACCATGGGGCCACGTTATCTCATCATTAAGAAAGGAGAGCACGGTGCACTGTTGTTCTACGAAAACCACGTATTCTTTGCACCTGCCATGCCGCTGGACGATGTATACGATCCAACCGGCGCCGGTGATACCTTCGCAGGTGGCTTTATCGGTCATCTTGCCAAAACAAAGGATATCTCTTTCGAGAATATGAAAACAGCCATCATCGTAGGTTCCGCCATGGCTTCCTTCTGTGTGGAAAAATTTGGGACTTCCCGCCTCAGAGAAATTACCCATGAAGATATTTCCGCCCGCCTCGAACAATTCGTTCAGCTGGTAAATTTCGATATCGACCTTGTTTAG
- a CDS encoding MATE family efflux transporter, translating to MSTETPKLSRVGSFFKLFKIAVAGTEKEFTTGSIDRAIFLLSIPMVLEMAMESLFAVVDIFFVSHLGINAITTVGLTESVLTLVYTGAMGLSVAATAMVARRIGEKDPDAAAHAAMQSLYLGFLISLLITVVGIFYAKEILLLMGASQEVADYGYVYTKILLSGNLVIVLLFLINGIFRGAGDAALAMRALWISNGLNILLCPLLISGWGPVPALGLKGAALATFIGRSAGVCYQLYHLIRGKDLIRIARKHLAPALPVIVSILKIAAGSTAQMLIASASWIFMVRIISYFGKDAVAGYTIAIRVVIFTMLPAWGMANAAAALVGQNLGAKQPERAEKSAWRAAFFNMIFLGIVSIIFMVGAPVIIKLFTHEPVVVNYGIQCLRLISLGYIAYAYSMVLTQSFNGAGDTRTPTLINLFALWMWQMPLAWLLAVWLDFGPQGVFWAIAISESTMAVVAILLFRRGTWKQVKI from the coding sequence ATGTCTACAGAGACGCCAAAGCTGTCGCGTGTTGGCAGTTTTTTCAAATTATTTAAGATAGCTGTTGCCGGTACTGAAAAGGAGTTTACGACCGGTAGCATTGATCGTGCTATATTTTTGCTTTCCATTCCTATGGTCCTGGAAATGGCCATGGAGTCATTGTTTGCCGTGGTCGATATTTTTTTTGTGAGCCACCTGGGAATCAATGCTATTACCACAGTGGGCCTCACAGAATCTGTACTGACGCTGGTATATACAGGTGCTATGGGATTGAGTGTGGCGGCTACTGCTATGGTGGCGCGCCGGATAGGGGAAAAAGATCCGGATGCGGCAGCGCATGCTGCTATGCAGTCGTTATACCTTGGGTTTTTAATATCGCTGCTTATCACCGTTGTGGGTATTTTTTATGCCAAAGAGATCCTGTTGCTGATGGGTGCATCACAGGAAGTGGCTGACTACGGTTACGTGTATACGAAGATATTACTGAGCGGTAATCTGGTGATTGTATTGCTGTTCCTGATCAACGGTATTTTCCGCGGAGCAGGTGATGCGGCGCTTGCTATGCGTGCATTATGGATCTCCAATGGATTGAACATTTTGCTTTGCCCCCTGCTTATTTCGGGTTGGGGGCCTGTGCCTGCGCTTGGCCTGAAAGGTGCGGCGCTGGCTACTTTCATTGGCCGTAGCGCCGGCGTTTGTTACCAGTTGTATCACCTGATAAGAGGAAAAGATCTGATCCGCATTGCACGTAAACACCTGGCGCCTGCGCTGCCCGTTATTGTGTCTATCCTGAAAATAGCTGCCGGCAGCACTGCACAAATGTTGATCGCATCTGCCAGCTGGATCTTCATGGTACGCATTATTTCTTATTTCGGGAAAGATGCAGTAGCAGGATATACCATTGCTATCAGGGTGGTTATTTTTACCATGTTGCCGGCCTGGGGAATGGCGAATGCGGCTGCTGCCCTGGTAGGACAAAACCTGGGAGCAAAGCAACCGGAACGTGCGGAGAAATCGGCCTGGCGTGCTGCTTTCTTCAATATGATCTTCCTGGGGATTGTATCCATCATTTTTATGGTGGGCGCGCCTGTTATCATAAAGCTGTTTACACATGAGCCGGTGGTAGTGAATTACGGGATACAATGTTTGCGACTGATCAGCCTCGGTTACATCGCCTATGCTTATAGTATGGTACTCACACAATCGTTTAATGGCGCCGGCGACACGCGTACGCCTACACTCATTAACCTTTTTGCATTGTGGATGTGGCAGATGCCTTTGGCCTGGCTGTTGGCCGTATGGCTGGATTTTGGCCCCCAGGGCGTGTTCTGGGCTATCGCCATTTCTGAATCTACGATGGCGGTAGTAGCTATATTGCTCTTCCGCCGGGGAACCTGGAAACAGGTGAAGATTTAG
- a CDS encoding DUF2461 domain-containing protein produces MLQPSTLKFLKSLKLNNNKGWFDEHRDTYLAAKEDFENMVQQLIDGMARQDATLAGLQLKDCVFRIYKDVRFSKDKTPYKINMAASFQAGGKKSPLAGYYFHLEPGGNSFAGGGLWMPPAPALKKLRQEIDYNFEEFEHIISNKEFIKHFGKVEGDALKTAPQGYQPDNPAIAYLKLKSLIVTHPVTDEACIQPAMVREILKTFALMQPFLQFINRSMD; encoded by the coding sequence ATGTTACAACCTTCCACGTTGAAATTCCTGAAGTCACTCAAGTTGAATAATAACAAAGGCTGGTTTGATGAGCACAGAGATACTTACCTGGCTGCCAAGGAAGATTTTGAGAATATGGTGCAGCAACTGATAGACGGTATGGCCAGACAGGATGCCACATTAGCCGGTTTGCAGCTGAAAGACTGTGTTTTTCGTATATATAAGGACGTTAGATTTTCAAAAGACAAAACGCCTTACAAAATAAATATGGCTGCCTCCTTTCAGGCAGGTGGAAAGAAGTCACCGTTAGCCGGCTATTACTTTCACCTGGAGCCCGGAGGCAATAGTTTTGCCGGTGGTGGTTTGTGGATGCCGCCTGCACCTGCGCTGAAAAAACTGCGCCAGGAAATAGATTATAACTTCGAAGAATTTGAACACATCATTTCCAACAAAGAATTTATCAAACATTTTGGAAAAGTAGAGGGAGATGCCCTTAAAACAGCACCACAGGGATACCAACCGGATAACCCGGCTATTGCCTATCTTAAATTGAAAAGTCTTATTGTTACACACCCTGTTACGGATGAAGCATGTATACAGCCGGCGATGGTAAGAGAGATCCTGAAAACATTTGCACTCATGCAACCCTTCCTGCAATTTATTAACCGTTCAATGGATTGA
- a CDS encoding ammonium transporter: MKKNTFQDYLPFIFLAIVAIIGIFIPTLPSFANVSEYNNADIAWILVASSLVFLMTPGLSFFYGGMVNRKNVISTMVQSFIATGLISIVWVVVGFSLAFGKSVHGFIGDPTTFFMFKNVGSGAPWSLAPTIPLLLFALFQMKFAIITPALVVGAVAERIRFTSYVLFMILFSLLVYAPIAHWTWHPDGILFKMGVLDFAGGTVVHISAGCAALAGALVLKRRKDHVEKKELQPANIPFVLLGTGLLWFGWFGFNAGSALGANALAASAFATTNTATAAAGLSWVFFDVIRGRKPSALGFCIGAVVGLVAITPAAGFVAIPQSIFIGFIAAIISNMAVHWKSKTSIDDTLDVFPCHGLGGIVGMLLTGIFATKAINPGGNDGWFYGNFDLFKNQVLGMLIVVGYSFVMSIAIFKLIDFIHPLRVTEDEEALGLDVTQHNEHYHPALLSVSDNGFLKEEDELIHS, from the coding sequence ATGAAGAAAAACACATTTCAAGACTATCTACCATTCATTTTCCTTGCGATCGTGGCAATAATTGGAATTTTTATTCCCACACTGCCCAGTTTTGCCAATGTGAGCGAATATAATAATGCGGATATCGCCTGGATTTTGGTAGCCTCTTCTCTCGTATTTCTGATGACTCCGGGTTTATCCTTCTTTTACGGAGGGATGGTCAACAGAAAAAATGTTATTTCAACTATGGTGCAAAGCTTTATCGCTACCGGTTTGATCAGCATTGTTTGGGTAGTAGTAGGATTTAGTCTGGCATTTGGTAAATCAGTTCACGGTTTTATCGGTGATCCCACCACTTTCTTTATGTTCAAAAATGTAGGGTCAGGAGCCCCGTGGAGCCTGGCCCCCACTATTCCGCTGTTGTTGTTCGCCCTCTTCCAGATGAAGTTTGCGATCATTACGCCCGCCCTGGTGGTTGGTGCAGTAGCGGAAAGGATTCGTTTTACTTCCTATGTACTGTTTATGATATTATTCAGTTTGCTGGTGTACGCACCAATTGCACACTGGACCTGGCACCCCGATGGCATCCTGTTTAAAATGGGTGTACTGGATTTTGCCGGTGGTACGGTGGTACATATTTCTGCCGGTTGCGCTGCATTGGCTGGTGCGCTGGTACTGAAACGCAGGAAGGATCACGTAGAAAAGAAAGAGTTGCAGCCTGCAAATATTCCCTTTGTATTATTAGGTACCGGTTTACTGTGGTTCGGCTGGTTCGGTTTTAACGCAGGTTCTGCATTGGGCGCCAATGCCCTGGCTGCCAGCGCATTCGCTACTACCAATACAGCTACAGCTGCTGCAGGTTTATCATGGGTATTTTTTGATGTGATCCGCGGCAGAAAACCATCCGCACTCGGTTTCTGTATCGGTGCAGTAGTTGGCCTCGTAGCTATCACGCCCGCAGCCGGATTTGTTGCTATCCCGCAAAGTATATTCATCGGATTTATTGCTGCCATCATTTCTAACATGGCGGTACATTGGAAATCAAAAACCAGCATCGATGATACGCTCGATGTATTCCCCTGCCATGGTTTAGGTGGTATCGTGGGTATGTTGCTGACTGGTATTTTTGCCACCAAAGCCATCAACCCCGGTGGCAACGACGGCTGGTTCTATGGCAACTTCGACCTGTTCAAAAACCAGGTATTGGGTATGCTGATCGTAGTAGGATACAGCTTCGTGATGTCTATCGCCATCTTCAAACTGATCGACTTTATTCACCCGCTCCGTGTTACGGAAGATGAAGAAGCACTCGGCCTGGATGTTACACAACACAACGAACATTATCATCCTGCATTATTAAGCGTGAGTGATAACGGTTTTCTCAAAGAAGAAGATGAACTCATTCACTCCTGA
- a CDS encoding S1/P1 nuclease: MRKKILMGLLLAFLLPLASFAWGPNGHRIVAEIAYQHLTPQARKAIGSILGRQSLAMIANWPDFIKSDTTHQYDHTNTWHYLDFPANVNRPEFDSLLKAATGENLYTETLAMISDLKNRSLSKDKKVFALTFLVHMIGDMHMPLHVGRDEDMGGNKIRVTWFDRPTNLHRVWDEHLIDFQQLSYTEYTKAIDIATTAEVKSLQSGTIADWLYDSHLLSDKVYEYTQPDAKLSYRYNYVFVKDLNQQLLKGGLRLAAVLNGIFK; encoded by the coding sequence ATGAGAAAAAAGATCTTAATGGGCCTGTTGCTGGCCTTTTTACTGCCTTTAGCCAGCTTTGCATGGGGTCCCAACGGTCACCGGATAGTAGCAGAGATAGCGTATCAACACCTTACACCACAAGCACGGAAAGCCATTGGTAGCATCCTTGGCCGGCAGAGCCTGGCCATGATCGCTAACTGGCCCGACTTTATTAAATCCGACACCACACACCAGTATGATCATACCAACACCTGGCATTACCTGGACTTCCCCGCAAATGTGAACCGTCCGGAATTTGACAGCTTACTAAAAGCCGCTACCGGCGAAAATTTGTATACCGAAACCCTGGCCATGATCAGCGACCTGAAAAACCGCTCGCTCTCCAAAGACAAAAAAGTATTTGCACTCACCTTCCTCGTACACATGATCGGCGACATGCACATGCCCCTCCACGTAGGAAGAGATGAAGATATGGGCGGTAACAAAATCCGTGTAACCTGGTTTGACAGACCCACCAACCTGCACCGGGTATGGGATGAACACCTGATTGATTTTCAGCAGCTCAGCTACACAGAATACACTAAAGCCATTGACATCGCCACCACCGCAGAAGTAAAGAGCCTGCAAAGCGGCACCATCGCCGATTGGCTCTATGATTCACATCTGCTGTCAGATAAAGTATATGAATACACCCAACCGGATGCAAAACTCAGCTACCGCTATAATTATGTATTTGTAAAAGATTTGAATCAACAACTCCTGAAAGGAGGATTAAGGCTCGCAGCGGTATTGAATGGAATCTTTAAATAA
- a CDS encoding OmpA family protein, whose translation MKKIILCWLVIFAGIINSIQAQYVYDYKHTADIYYNARDYYSAAQYYNKALGSFKIKPEQVLPYTIAGVVPPKGKLKDYQQVVARLAESHRLYNDFGNAEKWYAQLVGFNNPQYPQATYWYGICLRANGKYELALEEFNKFKKSYTAADELSARVPLEIACCEFAIAEAGRQPRFTIAKTSGNVNEGGANYAPVVIDQGTIMFTSSRADNPPLPNGTKTSTKQKAKDKKGTPYVNDLYTAIGGNNNFEHSRREKIPATKGYDQGAAALSPDGYSLYVTRWTVKNGVKQSAIYLSTKHGDSWQEPKILGSNINVEGYNSMQPFITADGKYLLFASNRPGGMGKNDLWYCIMNGTVPGGARNMGTAINTKDEEQAPFYDAEKNVLVFSTDGRVGLGGMDFFQSEGDFGTWSAPVNMGKPLNSPKDDIYYTALNSKHPFAAGFISSDRESICCLEVFGISRIRKVASGLILDCDTHQPLEGATVTLLDTIRRKTIQTITLDETGRYSFEVDVQRYYKVVAEKENYFTKAIYFNSESLTSVDSMDNPTLCLKHYEVEKPIVLDNIYYDFGKATLRPESQMVLDTVVDMLNDNPKITIEMSAHTDSVGSVKFNDQLSQERAQSCVDYLISKGISSERLIAKGYGKSHPIAPNSLPNHKDNPEGRQMNRRTEFKVLSKQVSVSTDNSSQ comes from the coding sequence ATGAAAAAAATTATACTCTGCTGGCTGGTAATTTTTGCAGGAATAATTAACTCCATACAGGCGCAGTATGTTTATGATTATAAGCATACTGCTGATATCTATTACAACGCAAGAGATTATTATTCTGCTGCACAGTATTACAATAAAGCCCTTGGCAGCTTTAAGATAAAACCAGAACAGGTACTGCCCTATACCATTGCCGGTGTTGTTCCCCCTAAAGGCAAGCTGAAAGACTACCAGCAGGTAGTAGCAAGGTTAGCAGAATCTCACCGCCTGTACAACGATTTTGGCAATGCTGAAAAATGGTATGCACAACTGGTCGGTTTCAATAATCCACAATATCCCCAGGCGACTTATTGGTATGGTATCTGCCTCAGGGCTAATGGAAAATATGAGCTGGCGCTGGAAGAATTTAATAAATTCAAAAAGAGCTATACAGCGGCAGACGAGCTATCTGCCCGTGTTCCGCTTGAAATTGCCTGCTGCGAATTTGCCATAGCGGAAGCAGGCCGGCAGCCGCGGTTTACCATCGCCAAAACTTCCGGTAATGTAAATGAAGGCGGCGCTAACTACGCCCCCGTAGTGATAGATCAGGGTACAATCATGTTTACCTCTTCCCGTGCCGATAATCCTCCTTTGCCCAACGGCACCAAAACCAGTACAAAGCAAAAGGCAAAAGATAAAAAGGGTACGCCTTATGTAAATGATCTCTACACCGCTATAGGTGGTAATAATAATTTTGAACACAGTCGCCGGGAGAAGATTCCTGCTACCAAAGGATATGATCAGGGCGCTGCTGCCTTGTCGCCGGATGGGTACTCATTGTACGTAACCCGGTGGACGGTAAAGAACGGGGTAAAACAATCTGCTATCTACCTGAGTACAAAACATGGAGACAGCTGGCAGGAACCTAAAATATTGGGAAGTAATATCAATGTGGAAGGCTATAACTCCATGCAGCCCTTTATTACAGCGGATGGCAAATACCTGCTGTTTGCCTCCAACAGGCCCGGGGGCATGGGTAAAAATGATCTCTGGTATTGTATTATGAACGGAACTGTACCGGGTGGTGCACGTAATATGGGTACGGCTATTAATACCAAAGATGAGGAACAGGCCCCTTTTTATGATGCAGAAAAAAATGTGCTGGTATTTAGTACGGATGGCCGTGTAGGTCTTGGCGGTATGGATTTTTTCCAGAGTGAAGGCGACTTTGGTACCTGGTCAGCACCGGTAAACATGGGTAAGCCGCTGAATTCCCCTAAAGATGATATCTACTATACGGCATTGAATAGTAAACATCCTTTTGCCGCAGGGTTTATCAGTTCAGACAGGGAGTCGATCTGCTGCCTGGAAGTTTTTGGTATTAGCAGGATCCGCAAAGTGGCCAGTGGCCTGATCCTGGATTGTGATACACACCAGCCGCTGGAAGGCGCAACCGTTACCCTGCTGGATACTATCCGCCGGAAAACGATTCAGACAATTACCCTGGATGAAACCGGCCGTTACAGTTTTGAAGTAGATGTACAACGCTATTATAAAGTGGTGGCCGAAAAGGAAAATTATTTTACCAAAGCCATCTACTTTAATTCGGAGTCACTCACAAGTGTAGACTCTATGGATAACCCAACCCTTTGCCTCAAACATTATGAAGTAGAGAAACCCATTGTACTGGATAATATCTACTATGATTTCGGTAAAGCTACCTTGCGTCCTGAATCCCAAATGGTATTGGATACAGTGGTGGATATGCTGAATGATAATCCAAAAATTACCATTGAAATGAGTGCACACACAGATAGTGTCGGCTCCGTTAAATTCAATGATCAATTATCACAGGAACGTGCACAGTCATGCGTGGATTACCTGATCAGTAAAGGCATTTCATCAGAAAGACTTATCGCAAAAGGATATGGCAAATCACATCCGATTGCACCTAACTCGCTGCCTAATCATAAAGATAATCCGGAAGGCCGTCAGATGAACAGGCGGACAGAATTTAAAGTGTTGAGCAAACAGGTGTCTGTAAGTACAGACAACAGCAGTCAGTAA
- a CDS encoding porin, translating into MKRMLTTLFAVGSTFVAFAQSTDTLPAPAFKLSGSADVYYKYNLNGNYTDNKTSFTNSHNSFELGMVSLKVEHGFKKGSIVADLGFGKRAGEFSYNDLPEASTGLSMAIKQLYVSYELTDKIKVSLGSYATHIGYELVDAYLNRNYSMSYMFSNGPFFSTGVKADIALSSSLSAMVGVFNPTDLKSVTLNSHKYIGAQLGFAPAETPIKLYLNYLEGKDTFGIQNHQVDLVATYQFNKVLGLGYNGTYSTYSDTRDKSAPSGSKNWWGSALYVNCDFTDNFGLTLRGEYFSDKDGLKVFSGVPDGGDVLAGTLSFNYKAGNLTIIPEFRLDKASADIFNKSGGAPYNLTSNVLLAAVYHF; encoded by the coding sequence ATGAAACGAATGTTAACGACCTTATTCGCTGTGGGTAGCACCTTTGTTGCCTTCGCCCAGTCTACAGACACTTTGCCGGCACCGGCGTTCAAGTTATCCGGTTCTGCTGATGTATATTATAAATACAACCTGAACGGTAACTACACTGATAATAAAACCAGCTTCACCAACTCACATAATTCTTTTGAATTAGGTATGGTGTCCCTGAAAGTGGAACACGGGTTTAAAAAAGGAAGCATTGTAGCAGATCTCGGCTTTGGAAAAAGAGCAGGAGAATTTTCCTACAATGATTTACCGGAAGCCTCCACGGGCCTGTCAATGGCTATCAAACAATTGTATGTTTCCTATGAGCTGACAGACAAAATAAAAGTAAGTCTTGGCAGCTACGCCACACATATTGGTTATGAACTGGTGGATGCCTATCTCAACAGAAATTACAGCATGAGTTACATGTTTAGTAACGGCCCTTTTTTCAGTACCGGCGTAAAAGCTGATATAGCACTTAGCTCTTCTCTGAGCGCGATGGTAGGCGTTTTTAATCCTACCGATCTTAAATCAGTCACCTTAAACAGTCATAAATATATAGGCGCACAACTGGGCTTTGCCCCGGCAGAAACGCCCATCAAATTATACCTCAACTACCTCGAAGGGAAAGATACTTTTGGTATCCAGAACCACCAGGTAGACCTGGTAGCCACCTACCAGTTCAATAAAGTATTGGGACTGGGGTATAATGGTACTTACAGTACCTATTCAGATACCAGGGATAAATCTGCACCGTCAGGGAGTAAAAACTGGTGGGGATCTGCGCTGTATGTTAACTGCGACTTCACTGACAATTTCGGGCTTACGCTGAGAGGTGAATATTTCAGTGATAAAGACGGCCTCAAAGTATTCAGCGGCGTGCCGGATGGTGGGGATGTGCTGGCAGGCACCTTATCATTTAACTATAAAGCAGGGAACCTTACTATTATCCCGGAATTCAGACTGGATAAGGCTTCTGCCGATATTTTCAACAAATCGGGTGGGGCGCCTTATAATCTGACCTCTAATGTCCTGTTAGCCGCAGTATACCATTTTTAA
- the uvrB gene encoding excinuclease ABC subunit UvrB gives MPFKLQAPYAPAGDQPEAIKQLTQGLEEGEPFQTLLGVTGSGKTFTVANVIQEVQRPTLVLTHNKTLVAQLYGELRQFFPDNAVEYFVSYYDYYQPEAYMPVSDTYIEKDLAINEELDKLRLKATSNLLSGRRDIIVVASVSCIYGMGNPTDYENGIIRIEQGQKLSRNTLLHGLVNSLYSRTTGDFNRGNFRVKGDTVDINLPYVDYGYRITFFGDEIEEIESFDVQNGKRIGTMENAAIFPANLYLAPKDIMQQVIFEIQDELLAQVEYFKANGKLIEAQRLSERVNYDLEMIRELGYCSGIENYSRFLDRRKPGTRPFCLLDYFPKDFLLVVDESHVTIPQIGGMYGGDRSRKLNLVEFGFRLPSALDNRPLNFYEFENMLNQTIFVSATPGEYELRKTEGVVVEQVVRPTGLLEPPIEVRPSVNQVDDLLEEIDKRVQKGDRVLVTTLTKRMAEEMDKYLGRINIKSRYIHSEVDTLERIEILRDLRLGNIDVLVGVNLLREGLDLPEVSLVAILDADKEGFLRDERSLTQTAGRAARNVDGLVIFYADKMTDSMQRTIDETDRRREKQVAYNITHNITPRTIRKSKEQIMGQTSVLQIKHYDESSPYAVHDELSLVAEDAMEYAKVSAAAVKTIPQMEKAISRVKKDMEKAARDLDFMEAARLRDQMFAMERELQEMKQ, from the coding sequence ATGCCTTTTAAGTTACAAGCTCCATATGCTCCTGCTGGTGATCAGCCGGAAGCGATTAAACAATTGACACAAGGATTAGAGGAAGGAGAACCGTTCCAGACCCTGCTCGGCGTGACGGGTTCGGGTAAAACGTTTACAGTGGCCAATGTAATTCAGGAAGTACAGCGCCCTACCCTCGTACTCACACACAATAAAACCCTGGTAGCCCAGCTTTATGGGGAATTACGGCAGTTTTTTCCGGATAATGCCGTGGAATACTTCGTGTCCTATTATGACTACTACCAGCCGGAAGCGTATATGCCGGTGAGCGATACCTATATAGAAAAAGATCTCGCTATTAACGAGGAGCTGGATAAGCTCCGGCTGAAAGCCACTTCCAACCTGCTTTCCGGCCGGAGAGACATTATTGTGGTGGCCAGCGTGTCCTGTATTTATGGTATGGGTAACCCTACGGATTATGAAAACGGGATCATCCGGATAGAACAGGGACAGAAATTAAGTCGCAATACCCTCCTGCATGGATTGGTGAACTCTTTGTACAGCCGTACTACCGGTGATTTCAACCGGGGTAATTTCCGGGTAAAGGGAGATACGGTAGATATTAACCTGCCCTATGTGGATTACGGGTATAGAATTACTTTTTTTGGAGATGAGATAGAAGAGATAGAAAGTTTTGACGTGCAAAATGGCAAGCGTATCGGCACCATGGAAAATGCCGCCATCTTCCCGGCAAACCTCTACCTCGCGCCGAAAGACATTATGCAACAGGTGATCTTTGAAATACAGGATGAACTGCTTGCCCAGGTGGAGTATTTTAAAGCGAATGGTAAGCTGATAGAGGCGCAGCGCCTGTCTGAACGTGTAAATTACGACCTGGAAATGATCCGGGAGCTGGGCTATTGCAGCGGTATTGAAAACTATTCCAGGTTCCTGGACCGTCGTAAGCCAGGCACGCGGCCATTCTGTTTGCTGGACTACTTCCCCAAGGATTTCCTGCTGGTAGTGGATGAAAGTCACGTAACCATCCCGCAGATTGGCGGTATGTATGGCGGCGACAGGTCCCGTAAGCTGAACCTCGTGGAATTTGGATTCCGGCTGCCTTCCGCGCTGGATAACCGGCCACTCAACTTCTACGAATTTGAGAATATGCTGAACCAGACCATTTTCGTGAGTGCAACACCTGGAGAATATGAGCTGCGGAAAACAGAAGGTGTGGTGGTGGAGCAGGTAGTACGTCCTACCGGCTTGCTGGAGCCGCCTATTGAAGTACGCCCCAGTGTGAACCAGGTGGATGATCTCCTGGAGGAAATAGACAAGCGGGTGCAGAAGGGCGACCGTGTGCTGGTGACCACACTCACCAAACGTATGGCGGAGGAAATGGACAAGTACCTGGGACGTATTAATATTAAGTCAAGATATATCCACTCCGAAGTGGACACGCTGGAACGTATTGAAATATTGAGGGATCTCCGTTTGGGTAATATAGACGTACTGGTGGGTGTGAACCTGTTGAGGGAAGGGCTCGATCTGCCGGAAGTATCATTGGTAGCTATACTGGATGCGGATAAAGAAGGCTTTTTGAGAGATGAACGTTCCCTGACGCAGACGGCGGGCCGTGCTGCGCGTAATGTGGACGGGCTGGTGATCTTTTATGCAGATAAGATGACAGACAGTATGCAGCGTACCATTGATGAAACGGATCGCCGCCGTGAAAAGCAGGTAGCTTATAATATTACACATAATATTACCCCCCGCACTATCCGGAAAAGCAAGGAGCAGATCATGGGGCAAACTTCCGTATTACAGATCAAGCATTATGATGAGTCTTCTCCTTATGCAGTGCATGATGAGCTGTCGCTGGTAGCGGAAGATGCGATGGAATACGCGAAAGTGTCTGCGGCTGCGGTAAAAACCATTCCGCAGATGGAAAAAGCTATTTCCAGGGTGAAGAAGGATATGGAAAAGGCTGCCCGTGATCTTGATTTTATGGAGGCTGCCCGTTTACGCGATCAGATGTTTGCAATGGAACGCGAATTACAGGAAATGAAGCAATGA